One window of the Dermacentor andersoni chromosome 10, qqDerAnde1_hic_scaffold, whole genome shotgun sequence genome contains the following:
- the MESR3 gene encoding uncharacterized protein MESR3, which translates to MAGSEAVIYCSSDIVKNSLKMGIEKITTKYDTVGALSKDPEDSGRLTEVEVDQVECCFKSHKTYVYGCHCLANLYFTDVSQDSTPGRWELARTGVPVLILDKGETRARTRRMVHVVLAERGTGFALWKDVIDNLSSYQKSAITFHTMHLSSDHRRMAGLSFDVPDAAQEFWEKVEELISDPLNISLSVPKSSKSLKKKNRASKPKPLPGKSDISLPCCFQHVTSVGSGDKERFYSLATLGPDCDID; encoded by the exons ATGGCCGGCAGCGAGGCCGTCATCTACTGCTCGTCGGACATCGTCAAGAACTCGCTCAAGATGGGCATCgagaagatcaccaccaagtacGACACCGTGGGCGCGCTGAGCAAGGACCCCGAGGACTCCGGCAGGCTCACCGAAGTCGAAGTGGACCAG GTCGAGTGCTGCTTCAAGAGCCACAAGACGTACGTGTACGGCTGCCACTGCCTGGCCAACCTGTACTTCACGGACGTGTCCCAGGACAGCACGCCCGGCCGCTGGGAGTTGGCGCGCACGGGCGTTCCCGTGCTTATCCTGGACAAGGGCGAGACGCGTGCCaggacgcgccgcatggtgcacGTGGTGCTGGCCGAGCGGGGCACCGGGTTCGCCCTCTGGAAGGACGTCATCGACAACCTCAGCAGCTACCAGAAGTCGGCCATCACCTTCCACACGATGCACCTGTCCTCGGACCACCGCCGCATGGCCGGCCTCAGCTTCGACGTTCCGGACGCGGCGCAG GAGTTCTGGGAGAAGGTCGAGGAACTCATCTCGGACCCTCTGAACATCAGCTTGTCTGTTCCCAAGAGCAGCAAGAGtctcaagaagaagaacaggGCGTCCAAGCCCAAGCCTCTGCCCGGCAAGAGCGATATCTCTCTGCCCTGCTGCTTCCAGCACGTGACCAGCGTTGGAAGCGGCGACAAGGAGCGGTTCTACTCCTTGGCCACCTTGGGACCCGACTGCGACATCGACTAG